The nucleotide window GGCCGAGGCCAATAGCGACGTCCACCAGGCCGTCAACGCCGGTGAAGTGTCCAGCACCGTAGCCGTGGCCATGGTGAAGCAGCACGGCAGCAAGGCTGGCACGGCCATTCGGGAAAGCCTGAAGGACGCCCAGGCCGCCGGCAAGAGCAAGGTCACGGCCGGCACACTTGCTCGCCAGCGTGCGACGAAGGAACCCACAGACAAACAGATCCTCGAATGGCTGATCGCTAACGGCACGCCTTCCGGCTATCGCCGGGACGATGGCACCGTGGAGTGGCGGCTGTCGTTCAATGCGCCGGCCGACGCACCAAACAAAGGTTCCAAACTTCGCGAAACGATTGCCGCTGCGATGAAGGCGGCATCGGACAACAACACCCCCACCACCTGAAAGGACTGCACCATGCAGAACAAGAAGATCGGTCCCGGCTCGCCGGTGACCTTCGAGAGCGACGCCGGCCCCCAGCACGGCACCGTCGCCGAAATCAAAACCGACGTCACCAACGGCGCCAAGATCGCTTCCGTGCGTGTGCCTGGCACGATGGGCGGCGCACCGTGGACGATGCCTGTCAACGAACTGTCGCACGCGGAGGCCGCGTGAACGCGCAGGCATTCGGCGTCTTCATCCAGGACGTGCGCGACGGCCGCGCCCACGCCGAGCTGACCGCACAGCTGGGCGAGCTGCTCGCCGCCGTGCGCGAAACCGGCAAGGGCGGCTCGCTCACGCTGAAGATCGACGTGAAGCCGGCTGGCCGCGGCTCCGACGTAGACAAGGTCGTGATCACCGACACGGTCACCTCCAAGGTGCCGAAGCCCGATCGCGGCCAGGACTTCTACTGGCTCACCGACAGCAACAACCTTTCGCGCAATCACCCGCGCCAACACGAGCTGCCCCTGCGCGCTGCAGGCGCGCCAGCACCCACCACCTTTAAGGAAGCAACCGCATGACGCACCCCGAAGCCGGCACCGCCGCAACTGCAGAATTCATCGCCGCTCCCGCCGCTGGCGAATCGCTGGTGATCGACTCCAGCGCACTGGCCCTGTTCACGAAGCTGGCTGTCGCCAGCACCGCCGTAACGGAGCACGAGGGGACGGCGCACCTGGTGATCCCGGAAGGCTACAAGCACATCGACCTGACCGCCGCAGTCGAGAAAGCCGCCGCTGTACCGACCCGCAAACAGGGAACGGTGAAGCTGGGCGACCTGGACAGCTTCCTGACCTACGTCGAGCAGCACGGCCAGCACGACCGCACTTACGTCTACGCCGACGTCGACAGTCGCTCGCTGACGGCCGTGATCAACGACCATCGCCCGCACCTGTACGGCGACCTGCCGGGCTGGCGCGACCACCGTGCCGTCTACACCGCGGAGCTGAGCCCCGAGTTCGAAAACTGGAAGAAGCACGACCGCAACCAGTTCGACCAGGAAGCGTTCGCCATCTTCATCGAAGACAACATCGCCGACGTGATCGAGCCGGCCGGCGAAGTGCTGCTGAAGGTCGCGCTGACGCTGCAGGCCAAGACGGACGTCAACTTCAGCAGCGCGCGCCGCCTGGACAACGGCCAGGTGCAGTTCACGTATGAGGAAAACACCACCGCCAGCGCAGCCAACGGCGCGATCGAGATCCCGCGCGAGTTCACGCTGGGCATGCGCCTGTTCAAGGGCGGCGAAGGCTACAAGCTGAAGGCCCGCCTGAAGTACCGCATCGGCAGTGGCAAGCTGAAGTTCTGGTACGAGCTGGACCGCCCTCACATTGCGATCGAAGACGCGTTCAAGTCGTACGTCGAGCAGGCTCGCGAAGCCGACTGCACGCTGCTGGTCGGGAAGGCTGGCTAACGATGAGCTACAGCAGCTGGCGCATCGCGTTCCAGTGCTCCGAGCAGGCCGCCCGCGCGGCCTACGCCCGGGTCGAGGAACTGGCAACTGAAGCAGCCCGGCTGCGCTACCAGGTGGCGCAGCTGGAAGGCAGCCTCGCCCACTGGAAGGCAAACCACGCCGACATGGCGACGCGCTGCCAGTACCTCGCGCAGCGCAAGGATTTGCCGGTGGATCGCATCCCTGCTTATCTGGCGCATGCGCAACGCATTGCCGATCTGACGGTCGAGAACAGCTACCTGACAGCCCTCCTCGCGGGCCGGGTGGCCCGGAGGGCAGCGTAATGCCGCGCTCCACCTCTCCTCGCCGCGCGCGTCGCGACCGGCCCACGAACAGGCCGATGATGAGCGAGACACACGACCGCCTGGCGCTCGAACTGCGCATGGCAGTTGAAGCACTCGTCGGCGCACCTTCGCCCGACGCCTACAACGTGCTTACTAAGATGCTGGCCGCACTGAACCGCAGCGGCATCCGGCTGGCGGCTCTGGAGACGGCGACGGCCACCATGAATGAGATCTGCGATCGCTACGAGCGCGTCGGCAAGATTGGCCTGAAGGATGGCGAAGCGCTGGCCCTGCGCTGCGCCGCCGCCTCCATCGAGGCCACGTTGCCAAAGCTTCCGGTGAACGTGTTCGCCCGGGCTGTCGCGGAAGTTGAAATTTACTGCGCCTCGATTGGCGCCTGAACGGAATTCATGAAGCGAGACTTCTTCACCATGCCGCTCGATCTGGGCAGCGAGCTGATCATCGACAACTTCGCCGGTGGAGGCGGCACCAGCACTGGCCTGGAAGCCGCATTCGGCCGGCCTGTCGATATCGCCATCAACCACGACCCTGAAGCGCTGGCCATGCACGCCATGAATCACCCACACACGAAGCACTTGTGCGAGAGCGTCTGGGACGTGGACCCGATCAAGGTCACGAACAACCAGCCCGTGGGGCTCGTGTGGCTGTCGCCCGACTGCAAGCACTTCAGTAAAGCAAAGGGCGGTAAGCCGGTCGAAAAGCGTATCCGCGGGCTGGCCTGGGTCGCGCTGCGCTGGGCGGCAAAGTGCAAGCCTCGGGTAATCATGCTGGAGAACGTCGAAGAGTTCCAGACGTGGGGCCCCCTGCTGGTTGCCGCTGACGGCTCCGCGAAGCCTGACCCGGCGCGCCGCGGCAAAACGTTCCGCAGCTTCGTCCGCCAATTGGAGGCGCACGGCTACACGGTCGAATACCGAGAGTTGCGCGCGTGCGACTTCGGCACGCCCACGATCCGCAAGCGCTTCTTCCTGGTCGCGCGCCGCGACGGCCTGCCGATCTGCTGGCCGGTGGCGACGCATGGCGCACCGGACTCGCCGGGCGTGCGCGCCGGCAAGCTGCTGCCGTACCGCACGGCAGCGGAATGCATCGACTGGGCGCTGCCCTGCCCCAGCATCTTCGAACGCACCCGCGAGCTTGCGCCGGCCACCATGCGGCGCATCGCAAAAGGCATCATGCGCTACGTGGTCGACGCGGAGCGGCCGTTCATCGTGCCGGTGACGCATCAGGGTTCCGACCGTGTTGAGTCGATCGACGAGCCCATGCGCACGATCACAGGAGCGCAGCGCGGTGAAAAGGCGCTGGCATCGGCCACCCTCGTGCAGGTTGGGTACGGCGAGCGGGCCGGCCAGGCACCGCGCGCGCTGGACATCGGCGCGCCAGTGGGCACGCTGGTCGCCAGCGGCAAACATGCGCTCGTGACGGCATTCCTGAACGAGCATGCGAACGCGACGAATCAGCGAGTCATGCCGGCGGACGAGCCGCTGCGTACCATCTGTGCTCAAGTAAAGGGCGGGCATTTCAG belongs to Pseudoduganella albidiflava and includes:
- a CDS encoding DUF2303 family protein encodes the protein MTHPEAGTAATAEFIAAPAAGESLVIDSSALALFTKLAVASTAVTEHEGTAHLVIPEGYKHIDLTAAVEKAAAVPTRKQGTVKLGDLDSFLTYVEQHGQHDRTYVYADVDSRSLTAVINDHRPHLYGDLPGWRDHRAVYTAELSPEFENWKKHDRNQFDQEAFAIFIEDNIADVIEPAGEVLLKVALTLQAKTDVNFSSARRLDNGQVQFTYEENTTASAANGAIEIPREFTLGMRLFKGGEGYKLKARLKYRIGSGKLKFWYELDRPHIAIEDAFKSYVEQAREADCTLLVGKAG
- a CDS encoding DNA cytosine methyltransferase gives rise to the protein MKRDFFTMPLDLGSELIIDNFAGGGGTSTGLEAAFGRPVDIAINHDPEALAMHAMNHPHTKHLCESVWDVDPIKVTNNQPVGLVWLSPDCKHFSKAKGGKPVEKRIRGLAWVALRWAAKCKPRVIMLENVEEFQTWGPLLVAADGSAKPDPARRGKTFRSFVRQLEAHGYTVEYRELRACDFGTPTIRKRFFLVARRDGLPICWPVATHGAPDSPGVRAGKLLPYRTAAECIDWALPCPSIFERTRELAPATMRRIAKGIMRYVVDAERPFIVPVTHQGSDRVESIDEPMRTITGAQRGEKALASATLVQVGYGERAGQAPRALDIGAPVGTLVASGKHALVTAFLNEHANATNQRVMPADEPLRTICAQVKGGHFSLVSAVLTGVGGRAGQSRPRRPGEPLATITAKADGAVATAFLAKHYTGVVGSELSDPIGTVTSTDHHSLVTAHLTKFRTGSTGSELTEPVPTITAGPKENPAGAPHALGIVSSHLVKLRGTSTAAAVDEPLHTISAGGQHHAEVRAFLLKYYGTDQDPQLAAPLHTVTTKDRYGLVTIHGQDYQIVDIGLRMLAPHELYRAQGFPAGYVIKEIPDPALLFIDGVQVECDVLELPRVPLTKSAQVRMCGNSVCPPLSEALIRSNFAHEFQIARVAA